Below is a genomic region from Microbispora sp. ZYX-F-249.
CGAGGTGCTCGGGCAGCGACGTGGTCGGCGCCGCGACGATGCCGCCGGTCGGGCTGTAGGTCAGCGCCTTGAGCGTGATGAGCGAGCGGACGACGGCGTCGCGCCACGGGCCCCGGTAGCCGCACCGGGAGACCCACTCCTCCCACAGGAGCCTGGTCTCGGTGAGCTGCTCCAGCGGGTCGATCCGCTCCGGCTCCGGCTGGTGGGAGGGGTGCCAGGTGAACACGAACGGCACCCGCTCCCCGGCGGCGACGGTGAACGTCGCCTCGTGCCGGTAGTCGCTGCCGCGCAGATGGACGGGGGAGTGGATCCAGACCGAGTCGGGACCGCCGACGGCGTGCAGGTGCCCTCCCGTGCGCCGCACCCACGGCACGATGCGGCCGTAGTCGAAGCGGATGCGGATCTCCGTCGTCATCTCCACGGTCCCCGACAGGCCCTCCACGACGCGTACGAGGTCGGGGTTGGCGTGCCGGGGCGGCATGAAGTCGATGACCTTGACCGTGCCCGTGGGGGTCTCCCAGACGGTCTCCAGGATGAGCGTGTCCTCGACGTACGCCCGGCGCGTGGCCAGCTCGTGTCCCACCGGGGCCAGCCGCCAGAAGCCGTTGGACTCGTCGCCGAGCAGGCGGGTGAAGCAGGCGGGGGAGTCGAAGCGCGGCAGGCACAGCCAGTCGATCGAGCCGTCACGGCCGATGAGGGCGGCCGACTGCATGTCGCCCACGAGGGCGTAGTCCTCGATCCGCATGCCGTCACGCTACCCGGCTCACGCCGTCACCCACATCCGTGCTTTGATCACCTGTAATTGAATGGCTTTACTGTCGCGGGAAGGCGAACGTAATCTTTTCCTCTGCCGCTTTCCGCCGATCGTGCTGGAGTCGCCTTTCTCATGACTCATCCGCCGTCGGTGCCGTCACCGGCTCCGCAGCCGTCGCCCGCGCCCGTGACCACGGAAGACGTGCCCGTCCCCCGGCCTTCGCCGACGCCTCAGCCGTCCCCGGTCGGGGCGATTAGTGACGGCTATTCCGGGATAAATCCGGCCTCAATGGATGAATTTGAGAAAGGACTTGGGCGCGCCGAGGACGTGATGGGCCGCAACGAACACGTCCTCGACCGGACCCTGCGACGTCTCGGCCTCGACACCTCGGGCCTGGCGGCCGTACGCGAGATGCGCAACTGGATCGCCGCCGCCCGTCCCGACCTGCGCAGGCGCAGCGCGACGATCCGTGCGGAGCAGACGGAGTGGGCCGCCTCAGGCGCAGTCCCTGGCGGGCTGAGCGCCTTCGACGAGGCCCTGTACGGCAGAGCCGGCCGCGATCCGGACGTCTACGCCGCGGTGACGGCGCTGACGGATGCCGCCGCGGGCGGAGAAGCCGACGAGAGGACGCTGGCGGCGCTGGAGAAGCGGAAAGGGGACGCCGCGTTCACGACCGCGCTGATGACCACGCTGGGCGCGGCCGGGTTCCGCGCG
It encodes:
- a CDS encoding glycoside hydrolase family 15 protein, which produces MRIEDYALVGDMQSAALIGRDGSIDWLCLPRFDSPACFTRLLGDESNGFWRLAPVGHELATRRAYVEDTLILETVWETPTGTVKVIDFMPPRHANPDLVRVVEGLSGTVEMTTEIRIRFDYGRIVPWVRRTGGHLHAVGGPDSVWIHSPVHLRGSDYRHEATFTVAAGERVPFVFTWHPSHQPEPERIDPLEQLTETRLLWEEWVSRCGYRGPWRDAVVRSLITLKALTYSPTGGIVAAPTTSLPEHLGGVRNWDYRYCWLRDAAMTLDALTSSGYVEEADAWRSWLLRAIAGRPEDVQVLYGVAGERRLPEMTLDWLPGYENSAPVRIGNGAATQLQLDIYGEFVDALYQARKQGMGPDDHAWALVTKIMEFFEHNWDQPDEGLWEVRGPRRHFVHSKVMAWVAADRMVRVIEELGRRGDVERW